Proteins from a genomic interval of Candidatus Taylorbacteria bacterium:
- a CDS encoding acylphosphatase, whose translation MKKRIECKVVGQVQFVGFRYFTDRKAKQLGIVGTVGNLDDGSVRVIGEGEEDKLNELVSYLKKGPAFAKVENVEVVSTAPQGVFTDFQIIF comes from the coding sequence ATGAAAAAAAGAATCGAGTGCAAAGTGGTTGGGCAGGTGCAGTTTGTGGGATTTCGCTATTTTACCGACAGAAAAGCGAAGCAACTTGGCATCGTGGGCACCGTAGGGAATCTCGATGACGGAAGCGTCCGTGTCATCGGGGAGGGAGAGGAAGATAAACTCAATGAGCTTGTTTCGTATCTCAAAAAAGGACCGGCATTTGCAAAAGTCGAAAATGTCGAAGTAGTGTCGACTGCTCCACAGGGTGTCTTCACAGATTTTCAGATTATCTTTTAA
- a CDS encoding RluA family pseudouridine synthase: MKKISLLDSIGILFEDENYLVINKPAGLVVHSDGKTEQETLTQWILKKYPEMKEVGEPLKIESRFMIHDSRQDSRQENTDDSSPESKFMNHASTLIYRPGIVHRLDKETSGVLLIAKNQEAYLSAKKQFQGREIKKVYNAFIYGEMKEEKGKIERPIGRSKNDFRKWTAQRGARGEMREAVTNYRVIKKSKGFSYVEVSPETGRTHQIRVHFKAINHPVVCDKLYAEGKESALGFTRLALHACSLEFVLMGGKRLKVEAQLPEDFVRALNLLDTMSQERYAIENYIENI, encoded by the coding sequence GTGAAAAAAATTTCACTTCTTGATTCCATCGGAATTCTTTTTGAAGATGAAAACTATCTGGTGATTAATAAGCCAGCAGGTTTAGTAGTGCACTCTGACGGCAAAACTGAGCAGGAGACATTAACTCAATGGATTCTGAAAAAATATCCCGAGATGAAAGAAGTTGGTGAGCCGCTTAAAATAGAATCTAGATTCATGATTCACGATTCAAGACAAGATTCACGACAAGAGAATACAGACGATTCTTCTCCTGAATCTAAATTCATGAATCATGCGTCTACCCTTATCTACCGCCCCGGAATTGTCCACCGATTGGATAAGGAAACATCGGGGGTGTTGCTCATCGCCAAAAATCAGGAGGCGTATCTTTCGGCGAAGAAGCAGTTTCAGGGACGAGAAATAAAAAAAGTGTACAACGCCTTTATCTATGGAGAGATGAAGGAAGAAAAAGGGAAAATCGAAAGACCTATCGGGAGAAGCAAGAATGATTTCAGAAAATGGACTGCGCAAAGGGGCGCTCGGGGTGAAATGAGGGAAGCGGTTACGAACTACCGCGTCATCAAAAAATCAAAAGGTTTTTCGTATGTCGAGGTTTCGCCCGAAACTGGAAGAACCCACCAGATCCGAGTTCACTTCAAGGCAATCAATCATCCTGTTGTTTGCGACAAACTGTACGCGGAAGGCAAAGAATCCGCACTCGGATTTACACGGCTTGCTCTTCACGCCTGCTCTCTAGAATTTGTGCTCATGGGAGGCAAACGGCTCAAAGTGGAAGCTCAATTGCCCGAGGATTTTGTGCGTGCTCTCAATTTGCTTGATACTATGAGCCAGGAGCGTTATGCTATAGAAAATTATATTGAGAATATATAG
- a CDS encoding rhomboid family intramembrane serine protease produces MRFSIKSSIGTFGLIVVNIIVFVIFGFTSSPENDAQVLGCLKQNHPECVAVSSIDDFSKCAVANPHGNPDFCIYNIKKTCLNSQKVLHDCFPREAEVTQNLSFVPALFGQGKNLYTLMTSMFMHVGWAHLLSNMIFLFLTGIFIEKRLGTVKFLIFYLLVGICSTLFYYVFNESSEVALLGASGAIFGLMGANLILDFFKPGPDDMGTPYFKVQTLVLMIFYQFVFQMFDPGGAIAYLGHIGGFIAGVTLIFYFKKKYDVYTPTPSY; encoded by the coding sequence ATGAGATTTTCTATCAAATCATCAATTGGAACTTTCGGATTAATTGTCGTCAACATTATTGTTTTCGTAATTTTTGGATTCACTTCATCACCTGAAAATGACGCTCAAGTATTGGGATGCTTAAAACAAAATCATCCAGAATGTGTTGCGGTATCTTCTATTGATGATTTCTCAAAATGTGCTGTCGCCAATCCTCATGGGAATCCAGATTTTTGCATCTATAACATTAAGAAAACGTGCCTAAACAGCCAGAAAGTTTTACATGACTGCTTTCCTCGTGAGGCAGAGGTGACGCAAAATTTAAGTTTTGTCCCTGCTCTATTTGGACAAGGTAAGAATCTTTATACCCTGATGACATCAATGTTTATGCATGTAGGTTGGGCACATTTGCTTAGCAATATGATATTTCTATTTTTGACGGGCATTTTCATAGAAAAAAGACTGGGCACCGTAAAATTTTTGATTTTCTATCTTCTAGTGGGAATCTGTTCAACGCTATTCTATTACGTATTTAATGAGTCAAGCGAGGTTGCCCTCCTTGGAGCATCTGGAGCAATTTTTGGATTGATGGGTGCAAATTTAATTCTTGATTTTTTCAAACCTGGACCAGATGATATGGGCACTCCGTATTTCAAAGTTCAAACTCTTGTTCTTATGATTTTTTATCAATTCGTTTTCCAGATGTTTGATCCAGGGGGAGCCATCGCATATCTAGGACACATCGGAGGATTTATTGCTGGAGTAACTCTAATTTTTTATTTTAAGAAAAAATACGACGTTTATACACCGACTCCTTCTTATTAA
- the rplS gene encoding 50S ribosomal protein L19 has translation METTIAKISPISPISPVNMEARKKWDIRAGDTIKVWQKIKEKDKVRLQLFEGLVLAVKHGKEAGGTFTVRKIASGVGVEKIFPVYSPVIDKIEIVKRAKVRQAKLYHIRRKAAKEIQREMRNIRSVKDEEPVPNEEPKEAVTEKKAE, from the coding sequence ATGGAAACAACAATTGCAAAAATTTCTCCCATTTCTCCCATTTCTCCCGTGAATATGGAAGCAAGGAAAAAGTGGGACATCCGAGCAGGGGACACGATAAAGGTATGGCAGAAAATCAAGGAGAAGGACAAGGTCAGACTTCAGCTTTTTGAAGGCTTGGTGCTTGCCGTCAAACATGGCAAGGAAGCAGGGGGAACATTTACCGTGAGAAAAATAGCGAGCGGAGTAGGGGTTGAAAAAATTTTCCCTGTGTATTCTCCTGTCATAGACAAAATTGAAATTGTAAAAAGAGCCAAAGTGCGCCAGGCGAAGCTCTACCACATTCGAAGAAAAGCCGCGAAAGAAATTCAGCGAGAAATGAGAAATATAAGAAGCGTGAAGGATGAGGAGCCGGTGCCGAACGAGGAGCCGAAAGAGGCCGTAACAGAAAAAAAAGCGGAATAA
- a CDS encoding Fic family protein → MTFNKNHPYDDLPKLPPTSDLRAERFSSALVKARAELAELKGYLHSIPTNPMLIISPSILRESIASSEIEDIHTTLVDVLQTQLLSDEIKGSGADKEVLRYRDALVWGFEKMNETSISTRLILGVHKKLMPHLPEEYRKDQNYIVDRALGEKLYTPPSPTEISRLMYNWENFVNNSVDHLDPLIKCAIAHYQFEAIHPFADGNGRTGRILIVLQLIKEGLLPLPTLFISGYLIKHRSDYYKHLREITYSGEWGGYISFMLDAFYHQAFETKRVLLSAKYAYDSFKKILKIEHSSIYSADLVNSLFSFPVINPNKLAKELGTHRVTASKYLKAMTKAGLLREYKSGTYHLYLNFRLMDAMQNK, encoded by the coding sequence ATGACATTCAATAAAAATCATCCATACGACGACTTACCCAAACTTCCCCCTACTAGCGACTTAAGAGCGGAAAGATTTTCCTCTGCCCTAGTTAAGGCTCGGGCTGAACTCGCAGAATTAAAAGGTTACCTTCATTCTATTCCGACAAATCCCATGCTTATTATCTCACCTTCAATTTTACGTGAGTCTATTGCCAGTTCAGAGATAGAAGATATTCACACAACACTTGTTGATGTACTGCAAACTCAATTATTGTCAGATGAAATAAAAGGTTCAGGGGCAGATAAAGAAGTTTTGCGATATCGTGACGCGCTTGTTTGGGGTTTTGAAAAAATGAACGAGACAAGTATCTCTACTCGACTTATTTTAGGTGTTCACAAAAAATTGATGCCACATCTTCCCGAGGAATATCGAAAGGACCAGAATTATATTGTTGACAGAGCCTTGGGAGAAAAGTTGTATACGCCCCCATCTCCAACTGAAATATCACGACTTATGTATAACTGGGAAAACTTTGTCAATAATTCTGTCGATCACTTAGACCCCCTTATTAAATGTGCAATTGCCCACTATCAATTTGAAGCAATCCACCCTTTTGCTGATGGGAATGGGAGAACAGGTAGAATTCTCATTGTTCTCCAGCTCATTAAGGAGGGTTTGCTTCCATTGCCCACATTGTTCATCAGCGGTTATTTAATCAAACACAGAAGTGATTACTATAAGCACCTTCGTGAAATTACCTATTCAGGTGAGTGGGGCGGGTACATTTCTTTTATGCTTGATGCTTTTTATCATCAAGCTTTTGAGACTAAACGAGTTTTGCTCTCAGCTAAATATGCTTATGATTCATTTAAGAAAATACTCAAGATTGAACATTCATCGATTTATTCTGCTGATCTAGTTAACTCACTATTCTCTTTTCCAGTTATTAATCCAAATAAATTAGCCAAAGAATTGGGAACCCATAGGGTTACTGCTAGTAAGTATCTGAAGGCAATGACAAAAGCTGGATTATTGCGTGAGTATAAATCAGGTACATATCACCTGTATTTAAATTTCCGGCTTATGGATGCCATGCAAAATAAATAA
- a CDS encoding M23 family metallopeptidase, with protein MKKILLACLCLVAVVSSVLLYKINFTEKIVSETRLVATVSPTAYETQKAKPVTHISIRPEKIYPGDPVFITIDSPETVKELFFDKQKISVFEYEGKPRGLSAINFSETNLLHEVKVIFTDGQIATTSVAIAPRAKIERPVGIPEKLGGNTKEAGKALVTNLAIENAVLADIETTEAILWKNAFQFPLDDVFVTDPYGYNRDTVGQTIVHKGTDFRAVEGTKVMAMNAGVVRLARQFTVYGNTIVIDHGLGVATLYMHLSKINVKNGDTVTRGQVIGASGETGYAEAPHLHISVKIKGISIDPMTFLGFFSNQSE; from the coding sequence ATGAAAAAAATTTTGCTTGCATGTCTTTGCTTGGTGGCTGTCGTTTCATCAGTTTTGCTTTACAAAATAAATTTTACCGAAAAAATAGTTTCGGAAACTCGTCTTGTGGCTACCGTTTCTCCCACGGCTTACGAGACACAAAAAGCAAAACCCGTAACCCACATATCCATTAGACCAGAGAAAATTTATCCGGGCGACCCAGTTTTTATCACCATTGACTCTCCCGAGACTGTCAAAGAATTATTTTTCGACAAACAGAAAATTTCGGTTTTTGAATATGAAGGCAAGCCTCGAGGACTCTCTGCCATAAACTTTTCCGAAACAAATTTGCTTCATGAGGTGAAAGTAATTTTCACGGATGGGCAGATTGCTACAACTTCCGTGGCGATAGCGCCCCGAGCGAAGATAGAAAGGCCGGTAGGCATTCCGGAAAAGTTGGGAGGCAATACGAAAGAGGCGGGGAAGGCGCTTGTCACAAATTTGGCGATTGAAAATGCCGTTCTTGCAGACATAGAAACGACGGAGGCAATTTTGTGGAAAAACGCTTTTCAGTTTCCTCTCGACGATGTTTTTGTTACTGACCCGTACGGCTACAATCGCGATACGGTCGGGCAAACAATAGTACACAAAGGAACGGATTTTCGCGCCGTCGAGGGCACCAAGGTGATGGCAATGAACGCAGGTGTCGTGCGTCTAGCGAGGCAGTTCACGGTATATGGGAACACTATCGTTATTGACCACGGGCTTGGTGTCGCCACTCTCTATATGCACCTCTCTAAAATCAATGTGAAGAATGGGGACACGGTCACAAGAGGACAGGTAATAGGTGCGAGCGGGGAGACTGGGTACGCAGAAGCTCCGCATTTGCATATAAGCGTAAAGATAAAAGGTATTTCTATTGACCCTATGACATTTCTCGGGTTTTTCTCAAATCAGAGCGAATAA
- a CDS encoding quinone-dependent dihydroorotate dehydrogenase: MSNTTSIKDSSIKLRNSISHTLYKNVLKPVFFRRDPEAVHDRMTGLGVSLGHFALGRKITSGLFGYENAMLNQEILGIKFKNPVGLSAGFDKNAQLTDILPSVGFGFAEVGSITGEPCLGNPKPRLWRLPKSESLVVYYGLKNDGCEAVAERLKEKHSTIPIGVSIAMTNCKENVCLKNGVEDFAKAFKVMESLGDYVTVNISCPNTDAGQPFIAPHKLDYLFDILDEIPTQKPIFIKLSPDLSHSEIGALLDVARKHRIHGIICTNLTKKRSNPKIVDENVPEVGGISGKVVKDLSDKLLAYVYKKEGARFVLIGSGGVRSAEDAYRKIKLGASLVQMITGMIFEGPQVVSEINRGLVELLKRDGFKNVGEAIGAENC, from the coding sequence ATGAGTAACACAACTTCAATCAAAGACAGCAGTATCAAATTGAGAAACAGTATTTCTCACACGTTGTATAAGAATGTCCTTAAGCCGGTATTTTTCCGACGGGATCCCGAAGCCGTCCACGACCGCATGACTGGGCTCGGTGTGAGTCTTGGCCATTTCGCGTTGGGAAGGAAAATTACTTCCGGGCTCTTTGGCTATGAAAATGCGATGCTGAACCAAGAAATTCTGGGAATTAAATTCAAAAATCCCGTGGGCCTCTCCGCCGGCTTTGATAAAAATGCTCAATTGACGGACATACTGCCCTCGGTTGGTTTCGGCTTTGCCGAAGTCGGCTCGATTACGGGGGAGCCCTGCCTCGGGAATCCGAAGCCAAGACTGTGGAGGCTTCCGAAATCCGAAAGTCTCGTAGTGTACTATGGTTTGAAAAATGACGGATGCGAGGCGGTAGCAGAAAGACTCAAGGAAAAGCATTCGACAATTCCAATCGGCGTGAGTATTGCCATGACGAACTGCAAAGAAAATGTGTGCTTGAAAAATGGAGTTGAAGATTTTGCGAAGGCCTTTAAGGTAATGGAATCATTGGGGGATTACGTAACGGTAAACATCAGTTGTCCGAACACAGACGCGGGACAGCCTTTCATTGCTCCGCATAAGCTCGACTACCTTTTTGATATTCTCGATGAGATTCCGACTCAAAAACCTATTTTCATAAAACTTTCGCCTGATTTGTCACATAGCGAGATTGGCGCTCTCCTCGATGTTGCCCGCAAGCACAGAATCCATGGAATTATTTGTACAAATTTGACAAAAAAAAGAAGCAATCCAAAAATTGTTGATGAGAATGTTCCTGAAGTCGGCGGAATAAGCGGGAAAGTGGTAAAAGATTTGTCCGATAAATTGCTCGCTTATGTCTACAAAAAAGAAGGCGCTCGGTTCGTGCTCATCGGTTCCGGTGGGGTAAGAAGCGCAGAAGACGCATACAGGAAAATTAAACTCGGCGCGTCTCTGGTGCAGATGATAACGGGAATGATTTTTGAAGGTCCGCAGGTGGTGAGCGAAATCAATCGAGGATTAGTAGAACTCTTGAAAAGAGATGGTTTCAAAAATGTTGGGGAGGCAATCGGCGCGGAAAACTGTTAA
- a CDS encoding D-glycerate dehydrogenase has product MTKKIFITRRIPEIGINRLKDRGYEVDIGKWIDPPTSKEIIKYLKYKPYDAVVTLPTDPINRDVFDVAPQAKIFANYAVGFDNIDLTEAKARGIMVTNAAGSSSYPVAEHAMALIFALSTRIVEGDRFMREGKFRGWRPELFIGEDVHGKTLGIVGTGKIGEIVASMAHKGFGMDILYYDIKRNEAIERNDSAQFVPTVEEILKRSDVVTLHVPLNDSTRHLINENHLKMMKPTALLVNTSRGGVVDEVALVRALKDKVIRGAGLDVFEFEPKLARGLSKLQNVILTPHIASARQSARDAMAISVAENIVSFFETGKALNPVY; this is encoded by the coding sequence ATGACAAAAAAAATTTTCATCACAAGAAGAATTCCCGAAATAGGAATCAATAGACTCAAAGACCGCGGATACGAAGTGGACATAGGAAAGTGGATTGACCCGCCTACCTCTAAAGAGATAATTAAGTATCTTAAATATAAGCCTTACGATGCGGTAGTCACGCTTCCCACAGACCCAATTAACCGAGACGTGTTTGACGTCGCGCCTCAAGCGAAGATTTTTGCCAACTACGCAGTTGGTTTTGATAATATTGACCTTACAGAGGCGAAAGCGCGCGGAATTATGGTTACTAACGCCGCCGGTTCCTCGAGCTATCCTGTCGCCGAGCATGCGATGGCGCTCATCTTCGCGCTCTCGACAAGAATCGTTGAGGGCGATCGATTTATGAGGGAAGGGAAGTTTCGTGGCTGGAGACCGGAGCTTTTTATTGGGGAGGACGTGCATGGCAAAACGCTGGGTATTGTCGGCACGGGAAAAATTGGAGAAATAGTGGCTTCGATGGCGCATAAAGGTTTCGGCATGGACATTTTGTATTATGATATAAAAAGAAATGAAGCGATTGAAAGAAATGACTCGGCCCAGTTTGTCCCCACAGTCGAGGAAATCTTAAAAAGAAGCGACGTGGTTACGCTTCACGTCCCACTCAATGATTCGACGCGCCATCTTATTAACGAAAATCATTTAAAAATGATGAAGCCCACCGCGCTTCTCGTGAACACTTCTCGCGGGGGAGTGGTAGATGAAGTGGCACTTGTGAGAGCTCTCAAAGACAAAGTAATTAGGGGAGCGGGACTCGACGTGTTTGAATTTGAGCCGAAGCTTGCGAGGGGTTTGTCGAAACTTCAAAATGTTATTCTCACTCCGCACATCGCTTCTGCTCGACAGTCGGCAAGGGACGCTATGGCCATTTCAGTTGCGGAAAATATTGTGAGCTTTTTTGAAACGGGGAAAGCCCTCAATCCAGTGTACTGA